One Danio rerio strain Tuebingen ecotype United States chromosome 22, GRCz12tu, whole genome shotgun sequence genomic window carries:
- the LOC103909513 gene encoding uncharacterized protein: MSDPEPCRIKQEDTEELIDVKEESEELSEDVEKHQVKSEEKTQSETEHCILMDKTAINDLTCTQCGKSFKRKNTLNHHMMIHTGEKPYKCSHCDKRFRDLGNLKTHERIHTGEEPYCCTDCGKSFRHLSSLRRHTQIFHNPMVKKEESARAQHLCSLCGKSFTQQSSLRKHQRIHTGEKPHSCAQCGKTFRQSSTLNTHMKIHTREKTTLQRQMCQKPTHMVVFIAL, translated from the exons atgagtgatccagaaccctgcagaattaaacaggaagacactgaagaactaatag AtgtgaaggaggagagtgaagaactgagTGAAGATGTGGAGAAACATCAGgtcaaaagtgaagaaaaaactcaatcagagactgaacactgtattttaatggacAAAACAGCCATAAACGATttgacctgcactcagtgtggaaagagtttcaagcGTAAAAACACTCTGAAtcatcacatgatgatccacactggagagaaaccctacaagtgttcacactgcgacaagagattcagggATTTGGGAaacctgaaaacacatgagaggattcacactggagaggaACCGTATTGCTGCACTGAttgcgggaagagtttcagacattTATCTTCTCTACGAAGACACACACAAATCTTTCACA ACCCGATGGTGAAGAAGGAGGAAAGTGCCAGAGCTCAACATTTATGTTCtctgtgtggaaagagttttacgcAACAGTCAAGTTTAAGGAaacaccagaggattcacactggagagaaaccacacTCATGTGCTCAGTGTGGGAAGACTTTCAGACAATCATCAACTCTTAATacacacatgaagatccacactagagagaaaactACACTGCAACGACAGATGTGTCAAAAACCGACACACATGGTTGTGTTTATAGCACTCTGA